Part of the Desulfurellaceae bacterium genome, CCGCTTTCGGGCCGCCGTGCAACACGCCGGACAAGACCTGCTGCGCCTGGGCGTGACCTCGTTCCACGACGCCAGCGCGGGCAATACGCTTGAGGACCTGGCTGTTTTTCAACAGCTGGCGACCGACGGGCTGCTGGCTTCACGAGCCACGGTGATGATCGGCAGTGCAGCCCTGGAGCAGTTGCTCGAAGCCCGGCTGGAACCCTTCAGCGGAGACGACCAGGTCCGTCTGGGGAGTGTGAAGATCATGCTGCACGAGAGCCGGGGCGCCCTCCATCCAGAGCCGGCGACGCTCAGACAGCTGGTCTGGCGGGCACATCACCACGGCTTTCAGCTGGCCTTCCACGCCGTTGAAGAAGCGGCCATCGGCCTGGCACTCGATGCGGTTGAGCAGGCCCAGCAGCGGCTGTTTCGGCCGGATCACCGCCACCGGATCGAACACTGTTCGCTGTGTCCGCCACCGTTTCTGGAGCAGCTGAAGACCAGCGGCTGCGCAGTCGTCACCCAGCCCGGCTTTGTGCGCTGGTACGGAGAAAAATACGTCGCCGAGGTCGCTCCCGAAATCCACTCCTGGCTGTACCGGACGAGAAGCCTGATCGATCACCACATCCCGGTGGCGGGCAGCTCCGACTGTCCGGTTGGCCCGCTGGCGCCGCTGGCCAGCATCAGCACAGCCCTGACCAGACAGTCTCAGATCGGCCGGGAGGTGAGTGGCGCAGAGCGGGTGAGCCTGGCCCAAGCGCTGGGTCTTTTCACCAGCGCGGCCGCCTGGGTGGGCTTCGAGGAAAACAGCAAGGGCAGGCTCGCGCCGGGCATGCTGGCCGACCTCGTCATCCTCGACGGTGATATGAGCGTGATTCCCGCCCAGGCCATCGGTTCGTTGGCGGTGACAACCACGATCATCGGCGGCAAAGTCGTGTGGCACCAGACCTAGGCGAGTGCCGCCTCTTTACTCGCTCCGCCCGACTCGGTAGTGATTAGGCATGTCGGCCGTCATCTACGACAAAGAAGACAGCCTGGCCATTGTGTCACTGAATCGCCCTCGGGTGTTCAACGCCTACAACGTAGAAATGCGCGACGGTCTGTACGAGGCGCTGCACGCCGTCGGCGACGATCCCGAGGTCCGGGTCATGATTCTGCGCGGTGAGGGCCCGGCCTTTTCAACCGGCGGGGACGTGTCGGAGTTTGGCTCGGCCCCCTCCCCGGTCGGGGCACGGACCATACGCTGGCGTCGCGACGTGTGGGGTACCCTGCTCGGCCTGCCC contains:
- a CDS encoding amidohydrolase, which produces MSLPTPPADLVVYGGTVLSQDPHRPTAEAVAMVGDRIIALGREADLRPLISRHTHLLDCHGHTVLPGFIDPHLHLFSWASRLCGADLSDIGSIPELQRHLAMYLPQLQPGEWLRGYGYDEFLLTEKRHPTRSDLDAVCRERPIVVRHRSGHAAVLNTAGLNRAGIGPSFADRHGGYAERDTSGRPTGVVYELEAVLRSVIPRLPAARFRAAVQHAGQDLLRLGVTSFHDASAGNTLEDLAVFQQLATDGLLASRATVMIGSAALEQLLEARLEPFSGDDQVRLGSVKIMLHESRGALHPEPATLRQLVWRAHHHGFQLAFHAVEEAAIGLALDAVEQAQQRLFRPDHRHRIEHCSLCPPPFLEQLKTSGCAVVTQPGFVRWYGEKYVAEVAPEIHSWLYRTRSLIDHHIPVAGSSDCPVGPLAPLASISTALTRQSQIGREVSGAERVSLAQALGLFTSAAAWVGFEENSKGRLAPGMLADLVILDGDMSVIPAQAIGSLAVTTTIIGGKVVWHQT